A region of the Mesoterricola sediminis genome:
CGTAGGCCCCCAGGCGCTCCGCGGGATCGGCGTCCGCCGCGAAGGGACCCAGGGAGGGGGAGGCGCGCTTGAATTCCGCGATGACCGGAAGCGCCGCCCCGCGCAGGGCCCGCTCGAAGGGGCCCGGCCCCTCCGGCTCCGCCCCCAGGCGCCGGCGCTCCGCCGCCACGATATCCGACAGGATGCCCAGCCCCGCGCCCATCTAGGCCGCCAGGGACAGGAGGGAGGGGAGGTCGAGGCCCGCGCGGAGGGCCTCCCGGCCCTCGGCCACCAGGTCCGGCAGGGTCCCCAGGCCCGCATCGCGCACCAGGGCGAGGCCCAGGGCGGCCTGGAGGGCCACCTCCTCGGCCACGCGCGCGGAATAGGCGGGATCGGAGGCCCCGCCGGCGAGGCCCCGGGCCAGGGCCACGCAGGCCTCCAGCGAATCCGCCGCCGCCGGGGCGAGGCCCGGGCGGATCCCCGCGTCGCCGGGGAGGAAGACGGCGGCTTCCGCCACGCGCCCGTCCCGCACGGCCTGGACCCGGGTGGGCCCCTCCAGGGACGCCTCGTCCATGCCGGCGCCGCCGGCGTCCTTGCCGTGCACGACGAAGGCCCGCGCGAGGCCCAGGGCCGCCAGGGCCTCGGCCACCGGCAGGATCCAGGCCTCCTGGGCCACGCCCAGCACCTGGTAGGGCGGACGCGCCGGGTTCAGGAGGGGCCCCAGCATGTTGAACACCGTCGGCACCCCCAGGGCCCGGCGGATGGGCACCATGCGCGCCAGGACGGGGTGGAAGCGCGGCGCGAAGAGGAAAGCGAAGCCGGTGCGGGCCAGGTCGGCCTCCGCGGCCTCGACGGGCCGGGCCAGGTCCAGGCCCAGGGCCTCCAGCAGGTCCGCGGAGCCGCAGAGGCTCGAGGCCGAGCGGCTCCCGTGCTTCACCACGTCCACCCCCATGCGCGCCAGGGCCAGGGCCGACAGGGTCGACAGGTTGGCGGTGTGGACCCCCTGGCGGGCGTCGCCGCCCGTGCCGCAGGTGTCCAGGGCCGGCCGCGCCGCCCGGAAGGGCACCGCCCGGGCCCGCAGGACCTGGGCGAAGGCCGTCAGCTCCTCGCCCCGGAAGGGGCGGGCGTTAAGGGCCAGCAGGGCCCGGCCCACCTCCCCGGGGTCCGAGGCCGGGTCCAGGCAGGCCTCCATGAAGGCGCGGGCGCCTTCCAGCGTCAGGTCATCCTTGATCTCGAGTGCAGGGTTCATTCCAGGTTCCTTTCCGGGTGGTCGTCAGTTCGCGGAGCCCCAGCCCACGGCGCGGCGGATGTAGGGCACCCCGTCCGCGCCCGAGCGCGGCAGGTCGAAGCGCCGCCCCACGGCGCGGGCCACGGGACCCAGCTCCTCGGCGAGGCGCTGGAACTCGTGGAGGTGCAGGCTCTGGTCCCCGTCCGACAGGGCCTTCGAGGGATCCGGGTGGACCTCCACGATGATCCCGTCCGCCCCCGCGGCCACGGCGGCCCGGGCCATGGGGATCACCGCGTCCCGGCGGCCCGTGCCGTGGGAGGGGTCCACCACCACGGGCAGGTGGGCGAGCTCCTTGAGGACGGGCACCGCGTTCAGGTCCAGGGTGTTGCGGGTGGCCGTCTCGAAGGTCCGGATGCCCCGCTCGCAGAGGATCACGTGCGGGTTGCCCTCGAGCAGCACGTATTCCGCGGCCAGCACGAACTCCAGGAGCGTGGCCGAGGGCCCGCGCTTCAGGAGGACGGGCTTCCCCGCCCTGCCCACCGCGCGCAGCAGGGGCGCGCTGGACATGTTGCGGGCCCCGATCTGGAAGCAGTCCACGAGGGGGGCCATGGCCTCCACGTCGCCGGGCTCCATGACCTCGGTGATGACCGGCAGGCCCGAGGCGTCCCCCGCCTCGCGGAGCAGCTCCACCCCCGCGTGGCCCAGGCCCTGGAAGGCGTAGGGCGAGGTGCGGGGCTTGTAGGCCCCGCCCCGCAGGCCCGTGGCGCCGCAGGCCGCGATGAACCGCGCGGTGGTGAGGATCTGCTCCCGGTCCTCCACGGAGCAGGGGCCGCCCATGAGGGCCAGGGTGCCGCCTCCCACCTCCCGCCCGCCCAGGGCCACCCGGCTCCCGCCGGGGAAAGTCTCCCGGGCGGCGAGGAGGGGCTTGGAGCCGGTCGCCCGGGCCCAGGCCACGCCCGGCAGGGCCTGCACGGCCTCCAGGGAGGGGTGGTCCGGGCCCAGGAGGGCCAGGAAGGATCCGAAGGGCAGGTCCAGGCGGCGGGCGCCGGGAAGGGAGGCCTCCAGGGAGACGGCGGGATCGGCGAGCTTCACGAGCATCGGGGCACCTCGGTCGGCGCGGCCTGGCGGCAGCGCGCGGTGAAGGCGGCCAGGATGCGGCCGCCCTCGGGGGTCAGGACGGATTCGGGGTGGAACTGGACCCCGTGGCAGTCGTAGTCGCGGTGGCGGAGGGCCATGATCTCCCCGTCGCCGGTGCGGCCCTGCACCGCGAGGCAGTCCGGCAGGGACGCGGCCTCCGCGGCGAGGGAGTGGTAGCGGCCCACCTCCAGGGGATCCGGCAGCCCAGCCAGGAGCCCGGTCCCGTCGTGGACCATGAGCGAGACCTTGCCGTGCATGGGGCGGCCCGCGCGGCCCACCCGGCCGCCGAAGGCCTCGGTGATCACCTGGTGGCCCAGGCAGACCCCCAGCACCGGGATCCGCGGCGCGAAGGCCCGCACCAGGTCCAGGCAGGCCCCCGCCTCGCGGGGGTGCCCGGGGCCCGGGGAGAGGACGAGGCCCGAGGGCGCCATCGCCAGGGCCCCGGCCACGTCGATGGCGTCGTTGCGGACCACGGCCAGGTCCGGCTCCAGGGCGCCCATCATGGACACCAGGTTGAAGGTGAAGGAATCGTAGTTGTCGATGAAGAGGATCATCGGGAGGCTCCCAGGGCTTCGAGCAGGACGCCGGCCTTGGCGTGGATCTCCTCCCATTCGGAGGCCTCCGCCGAGTCGGCCACGATGCCGGCCCCGGCGCGGAAGCGCGCCCTGCCGGCATGGATCTCCAGGCTGCGGATGGTGATGGCGATCTCCAGGTTCCCGGTGCGGTCCAGGATGCCCACGCCGCCGCCGTACGCCCCCCGGTCCTCCCCCTCCAGCGCCGAGAGGATCCGGGTGGCGCTGATCTTGGGGGCGCCGCTGAGGGTGCCGGCGGGGAAGGCGCTCCAGAGCGCGTCCAGGGGGCGCAGGCCCGTCCGGAGCCTGCCGTGGACCTCGCTGATCATGTGCATCACGTGGCTGAACCGCTCCACCTGCTCCCGCACGGGCACGGTCACCGACCCGTGCTCGCACACGCGGCCCAGGTCGTTGCGGCTGAGGTCCACCAGCATGGCGTGCTCCGCCCGCTCCTTGGGATCGGCCTTGAGCTCCTCCGCGAGCCGGTCGTCCTCGGCCGCGTCCCCCGTGCGCCGCCGGGTGCCGGCGATGGGGACGGTGGCCACGCCCCTGCCCTCCACCCGCACCAGCATCTCGGGCGAGGCCCCCACGAGCTGCCTGCCCCCGAGGCTCACGAAGAAGTGGTAGGGGCTGGGGTTGAGGCGGCGCAGGCGGCGGTAGACCTCGAAGGGGTCCCCCGCGAAGGTCCCCTCGAAGGGCTCGGAGAGCACCACCTGGTAGGCGTCCCCGGCCAGGATGGCCTCCTGGACCGCCGCGAAGCCCCGGCCGAAGTGGGCCCGGTCCGGCCGGCGCGTGGGGGTGAAGACCGGGGGCCCGGGGCGCTCCGGCAGGGCCCCCTCGAGGCGGGCCGCCAGGTCCCGCAGCCGCGCCTCGCCGTGCCCGGCCTCCGGGAAGTGGTAGAGGTAGCCCTGCTGCTTCAGGTGGTCCAGCACGAGGCCCGAGGCGAAGCGGCCGAAGCGCAGGCGGGGCGCCCGGGCCCCGGGGAAGGCGCCGGCGAGGGCCGGCTCGGCGAGGGCGAAGGCGCTGAAGTCCGCCCACCCCACGGCCCCGCCCAGGAAGGGCACCGGCACCTCCGGGGTCTCGGCCCGCAGGGAGGCGGCCCAGGCCGCCAGGGCCTCCAGGGGGGGCGAGGGCAGCTCCGTCCTGCGGCCGTCCCGCACCAGGGCCGCCGTGGTCCCCGCCTCGAAGACCTCCACGGCGTCCAGGCCGATGAAGCTGAAGCGGGCCTGGGACTCCCCGCCGGTGACGGATTCCAGGAGGTAGGCGTCCTGCCCCGGCTCCGTCAGGGCCAGGAAGGCCCGGACGGGCGTGGTGAGGTCGGCCGGGAAGGCCATCACCAGGGGGGGCGCGGAGGTGGGCGTGGGATGCATGGGGTCCTCGGGTGAACGCGAAAAGGCCCGCCATGGGGCGGGCCGGGGAAGTTGGATCTGGGTTCCTTCGCTCTAGCTGATGAGCCTGCCCATGCCAACGCCCGACCCCTGGGGCCACCAGCTCCAGTTCCAGGTCAGGCTGTTGAGGGAAAGGACCACGCCTTCTCCAAGCGATGGGTCAGTCTACGGATGGGCGCGGACTTTTGCAAGCCCCCGGGTGGACAGGAAGGGGGGACCCGCCGGGATCCCCTCCGGTCAGGCCGGCCAGATCCGTGGGATCCGGCCCTCCTGGAGCATCAGGTCCGCGAGGACGGCGGCCGTGACGGCCTCCAGGACCACGGGGACCCGCAGGGCGATGCAGGCGTCGTGGCGGCCGCCCACCTTCAGCTCCGCGGGCGCCTGGGTGCGCAGATCCAGGGTGGTCTGGGGGGCCTTGATGCTGGAGGTCGGCTTCACCGCCACCCGGAAGACCAGCTCGTTCCCGTTGGTGATGCCGCCGTTGATGCCCCCGGCGTGGTTGGTGGCCGTGCGGCCCGCCATGTCCGCGATGGGGTCGTTGACCTGACTGCCGCGCAAGCGGGCCACCTGGAACCCATCGCCGAACTCGATCCCCTTCACGGCCGGGATGGCGAAGGCGGCGTGGGCCAGGAGGCTCTCCACGCTGTCGAAGAACGGCTCGCCCAGCCCCGCCGGCAGGCCCTGCACGCGGCATTCCACGAGGCCGCCCACGGAATCGCCCGCGGCCATGGCCTCGGCCACGGCCCGCTCCACGTCGGCCTTGCCTCCGGCCTCCGTCAGCCGGGCCTCGACCCGCACCGGCGCCAGCAGCTGCTTGGCCACGACGCCCGCGGCCACCAGCCCCGCCGTGAGCCGGCCCGAGAAGTGGCCGCTGCCCCGGAGGTCGTTGAAGCCCCCGAATTTCCGCATGGCCACCCAGTCAGCGTGCCCGGGCCGGGGAGTGTGGCGCAGGGCCGCGTAGGCCGAGGAATCCGTGTTCCGGTTCTCGAAGAGGATCAGGAGGGGCGCGCCCGTCGTGCGGCCCTCGTGGACCCCGGTCTGCAGGAGGGCCGTGTCGTCCTCCCGGCGGGGCGTGGTGCCGGGCGCCCCTCCGCCCCGGCGCCGGGCCATGTCGGCCTCGAAGGCCGGGGGCGCCAGGGGCAGCCCGGCGGGAACCCCGTCCAGGAGGACGCCCACGCAGGGTCCGTGGCTTTCGCCGAGGATGGACAGGCGGAACAGGCGTCCGAAACCGTTCAAGGCTCACCTCGCAGGGATTCCAGGTCGCGGAAGAAGCCGGGGTACGACTTGTCCACGCAGTGCTCGCCGTCCAGGGCCACGCCCTCGCGGCTCACCAGGCCGGCCACGGCGCCAGCCATGGCGATGCGGTGATCGTTGCGGGGATCGACGCGCCCCCCCGCGAGGGGCCCGCCGTCGATCTCCATCCAGTCCCCCGTCACGGCGATCCGGGCCCCCAGGGCCGAAAGCTCGGTGACGAGGGCCTCGGCGCGGTCGCTCTCCTTCGCCCGGAGGCGGGAGGCCCCCTTCAGGCGCGTGCGGCCCCGGGCATGGCAGGCCAGCGCCGCCAGGGGCGGGAAGAGATCGGGGCAGTCGGTGGCGTCGAAGGTGAAGCCCGCCAGGTCCGAGCGCCGCGCCCGGAGCGCGCCGTCCTCCCAGGCCAGGCGCGCCCCCGCGGCCTCCAGCGCCGCCACGACGGCGCGATCCGCCTGGGCGGAGCGCGGGTCCAGCCCCTCCACCGCGACGTCCCCCGCCACGGCCCCGGCCACCAGCAGGAACGCCGCGCCGGACCAGTCCCCCTCCACCGCCAGGTCCACGGGGCGGAACGTCTGCCCTCCGGGCACCTCCAGGACGGCCAGGTCCTCCGACGCCCGGACCCGCGCCCCGAAGGCCTCCAGCACGCCCAGGGTCATGCGGACGTAGGGGGCGCTGCGCAGGCCCTCCACGATCACGCGGCTGTCCCGCGGGGCCCGGGGCAGGGCCAGCAGGAGCCCGCTGAGGAACTGGGAGCTGGCGCGGCCGTCCACGGTCACGTCGCCGCCCAGGAGCGGCCCCCGCACCCGCACCGGCGGCAGGCCTCCCGCCGCGTCGCAGGCGGCCCCCAGCTGCCGGAGGGGGTCCAGCACCATGTCCATGGGCCGGAGCCGCAGCGACCCCCGCGCCTGGAGCGTGGACGCCCGGGGCGCCAGGGCCGCCACCGCGGCGGCGGCCCTGAGGCAGAAGCCCGATTCGCCGCAGTCGAGGACTTCCGCGGCGGGACCGGCGCCCCCGGTCACCTCCACCCGGTCCGCCCCCCGCGCCACCCGCGCCCCCAGCCCCTGGATCACCGCCAGACAGGCCTGCCCGTCCGCGGATTCCCCCGGATTCCGGATCACGCACGTGCCTTCCGCCAAGCTGGCCGCCAGGAGCAGGCGCTGGAGGTGGCTCTTGGATGCGGGGGCGCGGAGGCGCCCCGACAGGGTTCCGGGTGCAGTGTGGATCATCGTTCCGCCTTGGCCCAGCATAGCGGCAGCCCCGCCCGGATCCAACGCCGGCGCGCCCCGGCCCGGATTTGAGGGTTTCAAATAGAAAAGATTTTCAATAAGGCTTGATTCAAACGGAAATGAATTCTATTCTCTCGGAGGACCGCGCGTCCGACCTTTGATTCCCGAGGCACGCATGAAAGCACTTCTCTACACCCTGGTCGCCGGACCGGCCCTCATGGCGGCCGCCACCTCGGGCAGCGGCCTCGTGACCGGCACCGTGCGCGACGAGCAGGGCCACCCGGTCCCCGGGGCCGTGGTGGCCCTGGAGCACCGCATCACCGGCCACCGCCAGACGGCGGTGACGGACAAGGCCGGGCGCTTCGCCCTCCGCAACGTGCCCTTCAACGACTACCACCTGGAGGCCCGGGCCCCCGGGCTCACCACCGCCCACAAGGACGTCTCCATCCGTTCGGGCCTGCCGGTGGAGACGGACCTGCGCCTGGCGGCGGCCGGCGCCGTCGTGGTGGTGGAGGAGGAGGCCGACCTCATCGAGGACCACCCTTCCTCGCACGTGGACTTCGACCGCGCCACCATCGCCCGCGAGCCCGCCGCCGTGGCCAGCCGGGCCCTGGAGAGCGCGATCCTGGCGACCCCCGGCTTCATCCAGGACGAGAACGGGCGGTTCCACTTCCGGGGCAGCCACGGCCAGGTGATGTACGTCATCGACGGCGTCCCCGTCACGGACCAGATGCAGGCCGCCTTCTCCAACAGCCTGGACCCGGGCCAGGTCGACGCCATGGAGGTGGTCACCGGCGGCATCTCCGCGGAGTACGGCGGAAAGCCCGGGGCCGTCGTGAACCTGACGTCCCGCTCCGGGCTCGGCACCCCCGGCGGCTTCCAGGGCGAGGTCTCCGCGGGCGCCTCCCGCTTCTCCACCTACGAGGCCGGGTTCGCCCTGCGCGGCAGCACGGACCGCATGGGCTGGTTCGCCACCGCCTCGGGCTCCACCAGCGACCGCTACCTGGACCCCGTCAACTTCGACAACTTCCACAACCACGGGACCACCGGGCGCGTCGCCACCCGCTTCGACTGGCTCCTGACCGACCACGACACCCTGCGCGTCTCCGCCTCGGGCGGGTCCACCTCCCGGGAGGTCGCCAACCTCGCGAGCCAGGAAGCCCTGGGCCAGGACCAGCGGGCCCGCACCACCGACGCCAACCTGAGCGTGGGCTGGACCCGCCTCCTGGACGGAGGCGCCAGCCTGGAGACCGTGGTCTTCGCGCGGCGCGCCGGCGCCCGCCTGGATCCCACCTCCGGCCAGGCCCCCGACCCCCTGAAGGACTTCCCCGTGTGGGCCTCCCAGGACCGGACCCTGGACAACCTGGGCGCCTCCGTCGCCTGGCAGGGCAAGGACGCCCTCGGCAGCACCAAGGCCGGGCTCCAGTACACCCGGTTCCCCCTGCGGGAGCGGTTCGCCTTCGCCGTGACCGACGACGCCATGGCCCCCGCCGGCGACCCCCTCCACGCCTACACCCCCGCCGGAGGCGGCTCCATCTTCCGCTTCGACGAGTCCCACGCGCCCGTGCTGGCCTCCGGCTACGTGCAGCGCGAGATCCGCACCGGCGGCTGGAACCTGGGCCTCGGCCTGCGCTACGACAGCTGGACCTTCCGGGGCGACGAATCCCACCAGCTCCAGCCCCGCATCGCCCTGAGCTATTCCTTCCCGGGCTCCTCGACCCTCGTGCGCGTCTCCTACGACCGCCTCCTCATCACCCCCGAGAACGAGAACCTGGCCATGTCCACCTCCCAGGCCACCTGGGACCTCGCCGGCGGCGCCGGCACCGTCCCCGCCCTGAGGCCCGAGATCCAGGACAGCTGGCTCGTCGGCGTCGAGCGGCAGCTGGGCGCCCACCTCAAGGCCACCCTGGACTACTGGTGGAAGGTCAGCCGGAACAGCGCCGACAGCGACCAGTTCTACAACACGGGCATCGTCTTCCCCGTCGCCGCGGCCCGCGGGCGCTTCCACGGCATGGACCTGCGGCTCGACCTGGCGGAGATCCACGGCTTCTCCGGCTACCTCAGCGCCGGCACCGTGCGCACCGTCTTCCGCACCCCCACCGTGGGCGGCCTCTCCGGCGCCGAGGGCTCCGACGGCCCCGCCGGCCAGCCCTACCTGATCGACCACGACGAGAAGCTCAACGTCCAGCTGGGCCTCCGCTGGCAGCAGGGAAGCTTCTTCGCCCAGGCCGTGGGCCGCTACGATTCCGGCCTCGTCGCCGGCGAACCCGGGGACGTGGCGGGCAACCCCGACTACGCCTTCGGCATCCCCTACGTGCGCGTGGAGAACGACCGGCTCGTGGGACCGGTCTACCGCATCCGCCCCCGCACCGTCTGGAACGTGAACCTGGGCCGGACCTTCCCCGTGGGCGCCGGCAGGACCCTCCAGGCCACCGCCTCCCTCCTGAACGTCTTCGACGAGAAGGGCCTCTACAACTTCCTCAGCACCTTCGGGGGCACCCACGTCATCCCCCCCCGCACCCTGGCGCTCGGCCTGAAATACAGCTTCTAGAGGGTGGCCAGGGAATCGCACGCGTCCCGGATTGCCGCGCCTGCGATCCCTGACGCAAGTCCGGGACACGGACGATTCCTGGGCCTGGCTCCTAGGCGAACACCTTGCCGATCACGGCTTCGAACTGGGCGCGGTTGTAGGGCTTGGGGAGGAACCCGGCGAGGCCGCCGTCGGCGAAGTCGCTGACGGCGAAGGGCTCGCTGTAGCCGCTCGTGAGGACGATGGGGACGTCGGGCCTCAGCTCCTTCATGGCCCGGAAGGCCTCGCGGCCGTCCATGCGGGGCATCGTCAGGTCCATGAGCACCACGTCGATCTCCTCCCGGTGGCGGGCGAAAACGGCCAGGCCCTCGGCCCCGTCGGAGGCCTCCAGGACGCGCAGCCCCATGGCCCCCGCCAGCGCCGTGGCGACGGACCGCGCCGGCGCCTCGTCCTCCACGACGAGCAGCACCCCCTGGGCCTGGGGGGGCTCCGCCTCGGCCTCCGCGGGTCCGGAGGTCTCCGAGGTGATGCGGGGCAGGAAGATCTTCATGGAGGTGCCGTGGCCCACCTCGCTGTAGACCTTGATGCTGCCCCCGTGCGTGCGCAGGATGCCCATGAGCGCGGAGAGGCCCAGGCCCCGGCCCGTGAACTTCGTCGTGAAGAACGGGTCGAAGATCCGCTGCACCGTCTCCCGCGACATGCCGCAGCCGGTGTCCGACACCTCCATGACCACGTAGCGGCCCGGCGGGATCGGGATGGACGGCACCAGGGTCGCGAGGTAGGTGGCGTCCAGGACCTGCTCCCCGGTCCGCAGGGTGATGGCGCCTCCCTCCTCGTGGGAGAGGGCCTCGGAGGCGTTCGTGACGAGGTTCATGACGATCTGCTGCATCTGCGCCGGGTCCGCCAACACGTCCGGGAGGCCCTGGGCCAGGTCCAGGCGGATCGCGGCCTTCTTGGAGATGGACACCGCCAGCAGCTCCGTCATCTCCCGCACGAGGATGTTCAGGTTGACCCGCGCCACCGTCACCTGCCCCTTCCCCGCGTAGGCCAGGAGCTGGCGGGTGAGGTCCGCGGCCCGGACCGCGGCCTTCTCGATCTGCTCGAGGAAGGACGCGGCGGGGCTCTCCGCGGGCAGGGTCATGGCCGCGAGGCTGCAGTTCCCCATGATGGTCGTCAGGAGGTTGTTGAAGTCGTGGGCGATCCCCCCCGCCAGCACGCCGAGGCTCTCCAGCTTCTGGCTCTGGCGGATGGCCTCCTCCCCCTCCTTGCGCTGGGTGATGTCCGCGCGGATGGCCACGTACTGGTAGGGCACGCCCTGGGGGTCCAGGTAGGGGACGATCGTCGTGTCCACCCAGTAGAAGGACCCGTCCTTGGCCTTGTTCCGGATCTCGCCCTTCCACACCCGGCCGGCCTTGATGGTGCCCCACAGGTCCGTGAAGAAGGCCTTGGGGTGGTGCCCGCTGTTGATGATGCGGTGATCCTTGCCGAGGAGCTCCTCCCGGTCGTACTTGGAGATGGCGCAGAACTTGTCGTTGACGTAGGTGATGCGGCCCCGGGCGTCCGTGACGGCGACGATGGCGTGCTCGTCCAGGGCGTTCTTGAACACCTCCAGCTCCCGCACCGCATTGGCCGCGGCCCCCTCGCCGTCCTCGCGGTCGACGTAGGGGCGGGCCATCCCGTAGGTGAGGCGGCCCCCGTGGCTCCGGGCCACCCGCCACACCAGGAGGACCCGACGCCCGTCCGGCCCCAGGAACCGGCAGCGGTGCGAGGCCGTGGGACCCTCCGCCCAGCCCTGCTCCAGGAACCGCGCAGCCGCGTCCCGGTCCCCGGGGTCCACCAGGTCCAGGAAGGCGCGGCCGAGCAGATCCCGGGGGGGGCGGCCCCAGATCTCCTGGCTTCCCGTCCCCACCGCCTGGAAGGTTCCGTCCGGCCCCAGGGAGAAGAAGACCTCCCGGGCCTGGGCCATGATCCAGTCGAAGAGGGATCCGGGGACCGCTGGGGCGGGCTGGGCTTCCCGGGGGGCTGGATCGCGCTGACGCATGGGGGCTTCCTTCGGCCCCCTCATGATAATGAGTCTCGCTCCCCTCGGCAAACGAGGGGGAGCTCCCTCAGGCCTTCACGCGGGTGGCGAGGGAGTCGAGCAGGTCCCACACCTCGTGGCAGGCCTCGCAGCTCGTGACGGGCTCCCCGCAGGGGAAGCCCTCCGCGCCCATGCCCTGGCACCGGGGATTGGCCACGTAGAAGAGGAGGTCCTCCAGCACCCCGTGGACCCGGCCCCGCAGGCTGCTCTCCGGAAGGGCCCGGATGGCCTGGACGAGGCGCCATTCAGCTTCGTTCAATTCGACCTGGACCGGCTTCTGGGACATGGGGACCTCCGCGGTTTGGGGACCAGTATAGGCGAAGGGGCGGACACGTCCCCCTCCCCCTGGGAACTTGTGACGGGCGGCGAAGTGTGGTCGGCTGGGACGGGAGGATCCATGCGAGCCGTCATTCAAAGGGTCAAGCGAGCCCGGATCCAGGCCGGCGATCAAACCGTGGCCATCGGGCCGGGCCTCCTGGTCTTCGCCGCCCTCCAGAAGGAGGACACCCTGGAGGCGTGCCGTTGGGCGGCCGCCAAGATCGCCTCCCTGCGCGTCTTCGACGACGGGGAGGGCCACATGAACCGCTCCCTCCAGGAGACCGGCGGGGAGATCCTCGCCGTCTCCCAGTTCACCCTCGCCGGCAGCATCGCCAAGGGCCGGCGCCCCTCCTTCGACGGCGCCATGGCCCCCGCCCCCGCCCGGGAGCTCTTCGAGGCCTTCGTGGGCTTCCTGGAGGAGGCGCACCCCCGCGTCGCCCGCGGCTTCTTCCGGGAGCACATGGAGGTGGAACTGGTGAACGACGGCCCCGCGACCTTCATCCTGGAGCGCTAGGCTGTGTTCGGAATCTATAGATTAGATAAATAGTTAACTTGTACTCATACGTAAAGGCTCGTACACCACGAATTTTCCTGGGGTAACGATGCCGAGAAGTTTCCTGACCGATGCCATGTGGGCAAAGCTTGAACCGCTCCTTCCGCCAGAGCGTGGAGGGATGGGGCGATCCCGTCACCCCAACCGTCCCATGGTGGAGGCGATCCTGTGGAGGCACAGGACTGGGGCGCCGTGGAGGGACCTGCCGGAGGAATCTGGACCTTGGAGAAGCGTGTACACGCGATTTGAGGCCTGGACCAAGCGCGGCGTGTGGCAAAGGATCCTGGAGTTCCTGCGCAAGGAAGCCGACCTGGAGTGGGTCATGCTGGATGGCACCATCCTTCGCGCTCATCAACCTTCAGCAGGCAAAAGGGGGGGCTCTGGAACCAGGCGCTCGGACGATCTCGGGGTGGATGCTCGACCAAGATCCATTTGATCTGCGATGCCCACGGTAATCCTTTGGATTTCCTGGTCACTCCGGGGCAAGCCCATGGAAGCCGGTCTGCTGAAGGATTGCTGTGCGGTTGGCAGGCAGAGTACGGGTTCGGAGATCGGGCCTACGATGGGAACCCGGTAAGGAAGGCGATCGAGGCCATGGGTGCGACAGCCGTCATCCCACCTCATCCCCGGCGCAAGAATCCGGCGACCTGGGACTCACACCTATACAAGGCCCGCCATGCC
Encoded here:
- a CDS encoding anthranilate synthase component I family protein, coding for MHPTPTSAPPLVMAFPADLTTPVRAFLALTEPGQDAYLLESVTGGESQARFSFIGLDAVEVFEAGTTAALVRDGRRTELPSPPLEALAAWAASLRAETPEVPVPFLGGAVGWADFSAFALAEPALAGAFPGARAPRLRFGRFASGLVLDHLKQQGYLYHFPEAGHGEARLRDLAARLEGALPERPGPPVFTPTRRPDRAHFGRGFAAVQEAILAGDAYQVVLSEPFEGTFAGDPFEVYRRLRRLNPSPYHFFVSLGGRQLVGASPEMLVRVEGRGVATVPIAGTRRRTGDAAEDDRLAEELKADPKERAEHAMLVDLSRNDLGRVCEHGSVTVPVREQVERFSHVMHMISEVHGRLRTGLRPLDALWSAFPAGTLSGAPKISATRILSALEGEDRGAYGGGVGILDRTGNLEIAITIRSLEIHAGRARFRAGAGIVADSAEASEWEEIHAKAGVLLEALGASR
- the aroF gene encoding 3-deoxy-7-phosphoheptulonate synthase; amino-acid sequence: MLVKLADPAVSLEASLPGARRLDLPFGSFLALLGPDHPSLEAVQALPGVAWARATGSKPLLAARETFPGGSRVALGGREVGGGTLALMGGPCSVEDREQILTTARFIAACGATGLRGGAYKPRTSPYAFQGLGHAGVELLREAGDASGLPVITEVMEPGDVEAMAPLVDCFQIGARNMSSAPLLRAVGRAGKPVLLKRGPSATLLEFVLAAEYVLLEGNPHVILCERGIRTFETATRNTLDLNAVPVLKELAHLPVVVDPSHGTGRRDAVIPMARAAVAAGADGIIVEVHPDPSKALSDGDQSLHLHEFQRLAEELGPVARAVGRRFDLPRSGADGVPYIRRAVGWGSAN
- the trpD gene encoding anthranilate phosphoribosyltransferase; its protein translation is MNPALEIKDDLTLEGARAFMEACLDPASDPGEVGRALLALNARPFRGEELTAFAQVLRARAVPFRAARPALDTCGTGGDARQGVHTANLSTLSALALARMGVDVVKHGSRSASSLCGSADLLEALGLDLARPVEAAEADLARTGFAFLFAPRFHPVLARMVPIRRALGVPTVFNMLGPLLNPARPPYQVLGVAQEAWILPVAEALAALGLARAFVVHGKDAGGAGMDEASLEGPTRVQAVRDGRVAEAAVFLPGDAGIRPGLAPAAADSLEACVALARGLAGGASDPAYSARVAEEVALQAALGLALVRDAGLGTLPDLVAEGREALRAGLDLPSLLSLAA
- the aroA gene encoding 3-phosphoshikimate 1-carboxyvinyltransferase, yielding MIHTAPGTLSGRLRAPASKSHLQRLLLAASLAEGTCVIRNPGESADGQACLAVIQGLGARVARGADRVEVTGGAGPAAEVLDCGESGFCLRAAAAVAALAPRASTLQARGSLRLRPMDMVLDPLRQLGAACDAAGGLPPVRVRGPLLGGDVTVDGRASSQFLSGLLLALPRAPRDSRVIVEGLRSAPYVRMTLGVLEAFGARVRASEDLAVLEVPGGQTFRPVDLAVEGDWSGAAFLLVAGAVAGDVAVEGLDPRSAQADRAVVAALEAAGARLAWEDGALRARRSDLAGFTFDATDCPDLFPPLAALACHARGRTRLKGASRLRAKESDRAEALVTELSALGARIAVTGDWMEIDGGPLAGGRVDPRNDHRIAMAGAVAGLVSREGVALDGEHCVDKSYPGFFRDLESLRGEP
- a CDS encoding chorismate synthase, translated to MNGFGRLFRLSILGESHGPCVGVLLDGVPAGLPLAPPAFEADMARRRGGGAPGTTPRREDDTALLQTGVHEGRTTGAPLLILFENRNTDSSAYAALRHTPRPGHADWVAMRKFGGFNDLRGSGHFSGRLTAGLVAAGVVAKQLLAPVRVEARLTEAGGKADVERAVAEAMAAGDSVGGLVECRVQGLPAGLGEPFFDSVESLLAHAAFAIPAVKGIEFGDGFQVARLRGSQVNDPIADMAGRTATNHAGGINGGITNGNELVFRVAVKPTSSIKAPQTTLDLRTQAPAELKVGGRHDACIALRVPVVLEAVTAAVLADLMLQEGRIPRIWPA
- a CDS encoding anthranilate synthase component II; this encodes MILFIDNYDSFTFNLVSMMGALEPDLAVVRNDAIDVAGALAMAPSGLVLSPGPGHPREAGACLDLVRAFAPRIPVLGVCLGHQVITEAFGGRVGRAGRPMHGKVSLMVHDGTGLLAGLPDPLEVGRYHSLAAEAASLPDCLAVQGRTGDGEIMALRHRDYDCHGVQFHPESVLTPEGGRILAAFTARCRQAAPTEVPRCS